The proteins below come from a single uncultured Dethiosulfovibrio sp. genomic window:
- a CDS encoding transporter substrate-binding domain-containing protein — protein sequence MGKVIRLVFVLMFCLVTPLWAKDILTEEERAWLREHPVIKLAPDRDFAPVEFIDEDGEYRGIAADYIELIGKRLGIDFQIVYLSDFNEGLEKVRSREVDMLATVIPTEERKAYMLFTSVPIEVPVVILTRKDISGHFSLEDLKGRSVGVVHSYAEHDFVSEAYPDLELTMLSDVPQGIHRLALGELDFFISSVSVASHYVEKMGISNLKVAGLTGYSHKLLFGSRSDWPELNSILEKGLTLITPEEKKDIFRRWIGLTIDEGGLSPRTKMALYGVLLACLSLIVIILAWNRALKMEVARRTTELDLYRGHLEDLVEERTAELSVAKHEAEKANVAKSVFLANMSHEIRTPLNAILGFGAILERDLTLSEKQSSQVKIINRSGRHLLRLINDVLDMSKIEADKMVLNLADMSLYDVLADMDGMFRSRSEAKGLRFILEKEEELPDHVIGDEAKLRQVLVNLLGNGVKFTGSGYVSLKVTQEESSLVMEIKDTGPGIPKEDQELIFDPFRQSEAGRLSGGTGLGLGICRKLAQIMGGELSVESVPGDGSTFRLTLPLEISSVPPKKPLRETRTVTALAEGSGPFKILVVDDVRENRDMLMAMLDMEGFKLKEAANGLEALELFKTWSPDVVLMDMRMPVMDGYEATIRIKQLREDSIVVAVTASAFDNDEREVIRSGVDGYLRKPLAPDELFSVLSEKLGARFIYRDDDLKGIGLVSEGIESLPQELVLSMTEAVEDGDMARLEGLIAEVHEISTPLASRLKGLAESYDYSGLEKLLKGKGAEL from the coding sequence ATGGGGAAGGTTATCAGGCTTGTGTTTGTTCTGATGTTTTGTCTCGTGACTCCTCTGTGGGCTAAGGATATCCTTACCGAGGAGGAACGAGCCTGGCTAAGGGAGCATCCTGTCATAAAGCTGGCTCCGGACAGGGACTTTGCCCCGGTGGAGTTTATAGACGAGGACGGCGAATACAGAGGTATAGCGGCGGATTATATCGAATTAATAGGTAAGAGACTGGGCATAGATTTCCAGATAGTATATCTTTCAGATTTTAATGAGGGGTTAGAGAAAGTCCGTAGCCGTGAAGTAGATATGTTGGCCACCGTAATTCCTACAGAGGAGAGAAAGGCGTATATGCTTTTTACCTCTGTTCCCATAGAGGTGCCGGTGGTAATTCTGACAAGGAAGGATATATCAGGTCATTTCTCACTGGAGGATCTTAAAGGCCGTTCGGTGGGAGTGGTCCACAGCTACGCCGAACACGACTTCGTGAGTGAAGCATACCCAGATCTGGAGCTAACCATGTTGAGCGACGTTCCTCAGGGCATCCACAGACTTGCCCTAGGGGAGCTGGATTTCTTTATCTCCAGCGTCTCAGTGGCTAGCCACTACGTAGAGAAAATGGGGATTTCCAATCTGAAGGTGGCTGGATTGACAGGGTACAGTCACAAGCTTCTTTTTGGCTCCAGGAGCGATTGGCCCGAGTTAAACTCCATTTTGGAGAAGGGGCTGACCCTTATAACCCCCGAGGAGAAAAAAGATATCTTCCGTCGCTGGATAGGGCTGACCATAGACGAGGGAGGTCTCAGCCCAAGGACTAAGATGGCCCTATACGGGGTTCTTCTGGCCTGTTTGTCTCTCATCGTCATTATTTTGGCGTGGAACAGGGCCCTCAAGATGGAGGTGGCCAGGCGAACTACCGAGCTCGATCTTTACCGAGGCCACCTGGAGGACCTAGTGGAGGAGAGGACCGCCGAGCTCTCGGTGGCCAAACACGAGGCTGAGAAGGCAAACGTGGCGAAGAGCGTTTTTTTGGCCAACATGAGCCACGAGATAAGGACTCCTCTAAACGCCATACTTGGCTTTGGGGCTATTTTGGAGCGAGACCTCACACTGTCGGAAAAACAGTCAAGCCAGGTGAAGATCATAAACAGAAGCGGTCGCCATCTTCTGAGGCTCATTAACGACGTGTTGGACATGTCCAAGATAGAGGCGGACAAAATGGTCCTCAATCTGGCCGATATGTCCCTCTACGATGTACTTGCCGACATGGACGGGATGTTCCGCTCAAGGTCGGAGGCTAAGGGGTTGCGTTTTATACTGGAAAAGGAGGAGGAACTTCCGGATCACGTTATAGGCGACGAGGCGAAGCTTCGGCAGGTTTTGGTAAACCTGCTTGGCAACGGCGTCAAGTTCACCGGTTCTGGCTATGTTTCCCTGAAGGTGACCCAGGAAGAGAGCTCTTTAGTTATGGAGATAAAGGACACTGGCCCAGGAATACCGAAGGAGGATCAGGAGCTTATCTTCGACCCCTTCCGACAGTCGGAGGCCGGTAGGCTTTCAGGTGGGACAGGCCTTGGTCTAGGTATATGTCGGAAGCTGGCCCAGATAATGGGTGGAGAGCTTTCGGTGGAGAGCGTCCCTGGCGATGGAAGCACCTTCCGCCTTACATTGCCTCTGGAGATATCCAGCGTTCCGCCGAAAAAGCCTCTGAGGGAGACTCGAACTGTAACGGCCTTAGCGGAAGGATCCGGTCCCTTTAAGATCTTAGTGGTGGATGACGTAAGGGAAAACCGTGATATGCTTATGGCCATGTTGGATATGGAGGGTTTCAAGCTTAAGGAGGCCGCAAACGGCCTGGAGGCCCTGGAGCTCTTTAAAACGTGGAGTCCTGACGTAGTGCTTATGGATATGAGAATGCCCGTTATGGACGGATACGAAGCGACGATCAGGATAAAACAGTTGCGAGAGGACTCTATCGTGGTGGCCGTCACCGCCAGTGCCTTCGATAACGACGAGAGAGAGGTTATACGCTCCGGCGTGGACGGCTATCTTAGAAAACCACTTGCTCCCGACGAGCTCTTTTCCGTCCTGTCGGAAAAACTAGGCGCCCGGTTTATCTACAGGGACGACGATCTAAAGGGGATAGGTCTTGTTTCTGAGGGAATAGAGTCACTTCCACAAGAGCTTGTTTTAAGCATGACCGAGGCGGTTGAGGACGGGGATATGGCCAGGCTGGAAGGGCTTATTGCCGAGGTTCACGAGATCTCTACCCCTCTGGCGTCGAGGTTAAAGGGGTTGGCGGAGAGCTACGACTACTCCGGTCTTGAGAAGCTACTGAAGGGAAAAGGGGCGGAGTTATGA
- a CDS encoding YeeE/YedE thiosulfate transporter family protein has protein sequence MERERRSPQKKKKANQLPIAAILLVIIIAIGFYLGKFSPNLPMFWLFGILLGVSLRASRYCFTASMRDPVLTGGTNLTKAVIVAIALATVGFAAIQYKASLAGQPIPGNISPAGVHVAVGAFMFGIGMVIAGGCASGTLMRVGEGFAMQWLSLVFFIVGSVWGAKDFNFWKPAFMDSGIKLFLPDALGWFPALALQFALLLALFVLADWFGNRNNPENTL, from the coding sequence ATGGAAAGAGAAAGAAGATCCCCCCAGAAGAAGAAAAAGGCCAACCAACTTCCAATTGCCGCTATTTTACTGGTTATTATTATAGCCATTGGATTTTATCTAGGCAAGTTCAGCCCCAATCTCCCTATGTTCTGGCTTTTCGGCATACTCCTAGGAGTCTCACTCAGAGCCTCTCGTTATTGTTTCACCGCCTCCATGAGGGATCCTGTCCTGACAGGAGGAACGAACCTGACCAAGGCGGTCATAGTGGCTATCGCCCTGGCCACAGTCGGCTTTGCGGCGATCCAGTACAAGGCCAGCCTGGCTGGACAGCCTATCCCTGGCAACATATCCCCCGCCGGGGTTCACGTCGCAGTAGGAGCGTTTATGTTCGGTATCGGCATGGTCATAGCGGGAGGATGTGCCTCTGGAACCCTCATGAGGGTAGGAGAGGGTTTCGCTATGCAGTGGCTGTCCCTTGTGTTCTTCATCGTCGGTTCCGTATGGGGAGCTAAGGACTTCAACTTCTGGAAGCCCGCCTTCATGGACAGCGGCATAAAGCTGTTCCTTCCCGATGCCCTGGGATGGTTCCCCGCTTTGGCCTTACAGTTTGCGCTGCTATTGGCCCTTTTCGTACTGGCGGACTGGTTCGGCAACAGGAATAACCCGGAGAACACCCTTTAA
- a CDS encoding ATP-binding protein, protein MSGPYDDEKDLRLRIVGLGGVSGRKSYYPELQKKVRELEKEVSERRAIEGELRALKAYLYNVIDSMPSVLISVDPDEVVTQWNLGAETFSGIKASDAVGRSLSSVYPSIGPKLDGVRKALADKKPVSMKKIPSHYGEDIRFEDVTIYPLVANCLDGAVIRIDDVTEQVRLEEMMIQSEKMLSVGGLAAGMAHEINNPLAGILQGVAVLKNRLLSTMPANIKSAEMAGIDMEGLLLYMEDRKITDMLSSIQESSERAAYIVKEMLNFARKGRDPVPCDLCSLMDRTLELARNDYDLKKKYDFRNIVVEKDYDPDMPSVLCEPGQIQQVLLNLMKNASQAMWGSGVSEPKLSLSVQVRGDLARMSVQDNGPGVSEETAKRIFEPFFTTKKVGDGTGLGLSVSYFIVTENHGGSMYLERPEEGGCRFVVEIPLVREG, encoded by the coding sequence ATGTCAGGGCCCTATGACGATGAAAAGGATCTGAGGCTCAGGATAGTCGGCCTCGGCGGGGTATCAGGCCGTAAGAGCTATTACCCCGAGCTCCAGAAGAAAGTCAGAGAGCTGGAAAAGGAAGTCTCGGAGAGAAGGGCTATAGAGGGAGAGCTCAGGGCCCTTAAAGCCTACCTCTACAACGTTATAGATTCTATGCCTTCGGTGCTGATCTCCGTCGATCCCGATGAGGTGGTAACCCAGTGGAACCTTGGAGCTGAGACCTTTTCCGGCATAAAGGCATCCGATGCGGTGGGGAGATCTCTATCGTCGGTATATCCCTCCATAGGCCCCAAGCTGGATGGGGTAAGAAAGGCCTTGGCAGACAAAAAGCCCGTGTCCATGAAGAAGATACCCTCCCACTATGGGGAAGATATCCGCTTCGAGGACGTGACGATCTATCCCCTTGTGGCAAACTGCCTGGACGGAGCGGTCATAAGGATAGACGACGTTACCGAACAGGTCCGACTTGAGGAGATGATGATACAGTCGGAGAAGATGCTCTCCGTAGGGGGACTGGCCGCTGGGATGGCCCACGAGATAAACAACCCCTTGGCCGGAATACTCCAGGGCGTGGCGGTCCTCAAAAACAGGCTGCTCTCCACCATGCCGGCAAACATCAAGTCGGCGGAGATGGCTGGCATAGACATGGAGGGACTTCTACTCTACATGGAGGACAGGAAGATAACCGACATGCTATCCTCAATACAGGAGTCCAGCGAAAGAGCGGCCTACATAGTGAAAGAGATGCTGAACTTCGCCAGAAAAGGCAGGGACCCGGTCCCCTGCGATCTGTGCTCCCTGATGGACAGGACTCTAGAGCTCGCTAGAAACGATTACGACCTAAAGAAAAAGTACGACTTCAGGAATATCGTCGTCGAAAAAGATTACGACCCCGACATGCCCAGTGTCCTCTGCGAGCCTGGACAGATACAGCAGGTCTTGCTCAATCTGATGAAAAACGCCTCTCAGGCCATGTGGGGAAGCGGGGTATCGGAGCCAAAGCTCTCCCTCTCGGTGCAGGTCAGGGGAGACCTAGCCAGGATGTCGGTACAGGACAACGGCCCTGGGGTGTCGGAGGAGACGGCGAAGAGGATCTTCGAGCCCTTTTTCACCACAAAGAAGGTCGGGGATGGGACCGGACTGGGTCTCTCGGTTTCGTACTTTATCGTTACGGAAAATCATGGAGGATCTATGTACCTTGAGAGGCCAGAGGAAGGCGGATGTCGTTTTGTCGTGGAGATCCCCCTTGTGAGGGAGGGTTAA
- a CDS encoding response regulator produces the protein MRVMVVDDDPGVCSSLGAFLEDWGLEVITFGSGEEALEWLRSGEIQVAVVDLRLPGISGDQLIPMMREISPNLPCIIYTGSADFTGIPELRDVPVYKKPISELSILVERIMALAKGR, from the coding sequence GTGAGGGTTATGGTGGTAGACGACGACCCAGGGGTCTGTTCAAGCCTCGGGGCTTTTCTGGAGGACTGGGGACTGGAGGTGATAACCTTTGGAAGTGGGGAGGAAGCCCTGGAGTGGCTCAGATCGGGGGAAATCCAGGTTGCGGTGGTGGATCTCAGGCTCCCGGGAATCTCTGGAGATCAGCTTATCCCCATGATGAGAGAGATTTCACCGAACTTACCCTGTATAATATACACCGGATCGGCCGATTTTACGGGGATACCGGAACTGCGCGATGTTCCGGTGTATAAAAAACCCATATCGGAACTATCGATATTGGTCGAGCGCATAATGGCCTTAGCGAAAGGGAGATGA
- a CDS encoding HD domain-containing phosphohydrolase: MMEGNRQTTVMLVDDTPANLEVLREMLQQQGYRILLFPSGKTALRALERNLPDLILLDILMPEMDGFEVCRRIKADQRFRDIPVIFISALDDTANKIRAFTEGGVDYITKPFQEQETLARVDIHIKLKRIQQELRDHTLRLEELVKEKVQEISSSQMATIHAMSKLAEYRDDHTGQHIERTRELCRMLAVELRCNPNYSSMIDDTFIDNIYHASPLHDIGKVGVPDGILLKPGKLTPEEFEIIKEHSAIGAATLDCVRDKYPKNEFIKMGINLARYHHEKWDGTGYPEGLAGEDIPLSARIMALVDVYDALRSERPYKKPFPHDESCEIIKDGRGSHFDPAVVDAFFSIEAQFDRVF, from the coding sequence ATGATGGAGGGAAATCGACAGACTACGGTGATGCTGGTGGACGATACTCCCGCCAATTTAGAGGTGCTTAGGGAGATGCTCCAACAGCAGGGGTACAGGATACTGCTTTTTCCCAGCGGGAAGACCGCCCTCAGGGCTCTAGAGCGAAACCTTCCTGACCTTATCCTGCTGGATATACTGATGCCCGAGATGGACGGTTTTGAGGTTTGCCGACGGATAAAGGCGGATCAGAGGTTCAGGGATATTCCGGTGATATTTATAAGTGCCCTGGACGACACGGCCAATAAGATAAGGGCCTTCACCGAAGGGGGTGTCGACTATATAACCAAGCCCTTTCAGGAGCAGGAGACCCTTGCGAGGGTGGATATACATATCAAGCTAAAGAGAATACAGCAGGAACTCAGGGATCATACCCTTCGTCTAGAGGAACTGGTAAAGGAGAAGGTCCAGGAGATATCCAGTTCCCAGATGGCAACTATCCACGCCATGTCCAAACTGGCGGAGTACCGGGACGACCATACAGGTCAGCACATAGAGAGGACCAGAGAGCTCTGTCGGATGTTGGCGGTGGAGTTGAGGTGTAATCCTAACTACTCTTCGATGATAGACGATACCTTTATAGATAACATATACCATGCGTCCCCTCTGCACGACATAGGAAAGGTAGGAGTTCCCGACGGCATACTGCTTAAGCCGGGGAAACTTACCCCTGAGGAATTTGAGATCATAAAGGAGCATTCGGCCATAGGTGCGGCGACTCTGGACTGTGTGAGGGATAAATACCCTAAAAACGAGTTTATCAAAATGGGCATAAACCTGGCCAGGTATCACCATGAGAAATGGGATGGCACTGGCTACCCCGAGGGGCTTGCGGGAGAGGACATTCCTCTCAGCGCAAGGATAATGGCCTTAGTCGACGTCTACGACGCTCTCCGCTCCGAAAGGCCATATAAGAAGCCCTTCCCCCACGATGAATCCTGCGAGATCATAAAGGATGGAAGGGGCTCTCACTTTGACCCTGCGGTGGTTGACGCCTTCTTCTCCATCGAGGCTCAGTTCGATAGGGTGTTCTGA
- a CDS encoding sulfurtransferase TusA family protein, translating into MAKEHTLDCLGEACPIPLIKTQKKMAEMAVGDTITIEVDHSCAVKNVPEWANKEGYNCEIDEIDDGQWEIWIEKTK; encoded by the coding sequence ATGGCAAAAGAGCATACCCTTGACTGTCTCGGAGAGGCCTGTCCTATTCCCCTCATAAAGACCCAGAAGAAAATGGCCGAGATGGCCGTAGGAGACACCATAACCATAGAGGTCGACCATAGCTGTGCCGTCAAAAACGTCCCTGAGTGGGCCAACAAAGAGGGCTACAACTGCGAGATAGACGAGATCGACGACGGTCAGTGGGAGATCTGGATAGAAAAGACGAAATGA
- a CDS encoding EAL domain-containing protein → MASILVVDDNVSVQQSLALCLEDWGYDVSTASSGKEALDSLEKALPDLILLDIMMPGISGLDVLEQVVPRFPDLPVIMISGDGDVSDVVKAIRLGTWDYLMKPIIDVSVLAHAVEQGLSRARLKRENHEYRLRLEKMVASQTEELRRVSDTLRSQRQIDDLTGLPNRLLFLDRLAMAVSSGDSKDSMVGLFLCDLDDFGYINGSFGHALGNEVLVNIGQRFASIERSGYSVARVGSDEFALLVTGIKDRSSVFAIAEEIGQLFSDPILAAEQRIDISMTCGVAIYPDDGRNGDDILTHAGVALQAAKIGGKGSFRLFSQSLSSEAQRYFQMGTYMREALDREEFEVYYQPTINSSDGLIGGMEALLRWRSSRLGRFIMPDEFIPVAEELGMIVPLGEWVLRKACCQSIIWIKSFGKLRLSVNLSGRQFRDPTLITKVANILKETEFPPDCLDLELTENILIKSEERSAEVMHRLVDMGMGISIDDFGTGYSSMSYLKRFPVRRLKIDRSFISGIADDQDDLAITEAIITLGHALSKELVAEGVETEEQRDLLKGMGCDVLQGFLYSPPVPSDRFEVLLIRNRDLI, encoded by the coding sequence GTGGCATCCATACTTGTGGTAGACGACAACGTTTCAGTTCAGCAGAGCCTTGCCCTCTGTCTTGAGGATTGGGGCTACGACGTCTCGACGGCCTCCTCGGGCAAGGAAGCACTGGACTCCCTGGAAAAGGCCCTGCCGGATCTGATCCTGTTGGATATAATGATGCCTGGAATATCCGGCCTGGACGTCTTAGAGCAGGTAGTGCCCAGGTTTCCCGACCTCCCTGTAATAATGATATCAGGAGATGGAGACGTCTCGGACGTCGTCAAGGCCATCAGGCTCGGCACGTGGGACTACCTGATGAAACCTATAATCGACGTTTCGGTCCTCGCCCATGCGGTGGAACAAGGACTGTCCAGGGCAAGGCTGAAGAGGGAAAACCACGAGTACCGTCTAAGGCTTGAAAAGATGGTAGCATCCCAGACCGAGGAGCTTCGCAGGGTATCGGACACCCTAAGGTCCCAGAGACAGATCGACGATCTCACAGGGCTGCCAAACAGGCTGCTTTTCCTGGATCGCCTGGCAATGGCGGTATCCTCCGGTGACAGCAAAGACAGTATGGTGGGCCTTTTCCTATGCGACCTGGACGATTTCGGCTATATCAACGGTTCCTTTGGCCACGCATTGGGAAACGAGGTCCTCGTAAACATAGGCCAAAGGTTTGCCAGCATCGAGAGATCGGGATATTCGGTGGCTAGGGTGGGAAGCGACGAGTTTGCCCTGCTGGTGACCGGAATCAAGGACCGATCCTCGGTTTTCGCTATAGCGGAGGAAATCGGCCAACTTTTTTCAGATCCCATATTGGCCGCGGAACAGAGGATCGATATATCCATGACCTGCGGTGTCGCTATATACCCGGACGATGGCCGAAACGGAGACGACATACTGACCCACGCAGGGGTCGCCCTTCAGGCTGCAAAGATAGGGGGAAAGGGGTCTTTCAGGCTTTTCTCTCAATCCCTTTCCTCGGAAGCTCAAAGATACTTCCAGATGGGAACCTACATGAGAGAGGCCCTGGACCGGGAGGAGTTCGAGGTCTACTATCAACCGACGATCAACTCCAGCGACGGTCTTATAGGAGGTATGGAGGCCCTGCTGAGATGGCGTTCAAGTCGCCTTGGGCGTTTCATCATGCCCGACGAATTCATCCCTGTAGCGGAGGAACTCGGCATGATAGTCCCTCTAGGGGAATGGGTTCTCAGGAAAGCCTGCTGCCAGTCCATAATATGGATAAAGTCCTTCGGAAAACTCAGGCTCTCGGTAAACCTGTCAGGTCGTCAGTTTCGAGACCCCACACTGATCACCAAGGTGGCAAACATACTCAAGGAGACCGAGTTTCCCCCCGACTGTCTAGACCTGGAGCTGACGGAGAATATCCTGATAAAATCGGAGGAGAGGTCGGCAGAGGTAATGCACCGACTTGTAGACATGGGGATGGGCATATCCATAGACGACTTCGGGACCGGCTACTCCTCCATGAGCTATCTCAAGAGATTTCCGGTTCGACGGTTGAAGATAGACCGATCCTTCATCTCAGGGATAGCGGACGACCAGGACGATTTGGCGATAACCGAGGCCATAATCACCCTTGGACACGCCCTGAGCAAGGAGCTGGTTGCGGAAGGAGTGGAGACCGAGGAGCAAAGAGACCTGCTGAAAGGCATGGGCTGTGATGTGCTTCAGGGATTCCTCTACAGCCCCCCAGTACCGTCCGATCGTTTTGAGGTCCTTTTAATTCGCAACCGAGATTTGATTTAA
- a CDS encoding sulfurtransferase TusA family protein: MSEIRKVDCLGDFCPIPGIKARLAMNEMGPGDQVLLVSDHSCAPLNVKDAAEEMGCSVEIEEVISGVFEMVISKSSPSPDEA; this comes from the coding sequence GTGAGTGAAATTAGGAAGGTGGACTGTCTGGGGGATTTTTGTCCCATTCCTGGGATCAAGGCCAGGTTAGCCATGAACGAAATGGGACCAGGGGATCAGGTCCTCCTGGTCTCGGACCACAGTTGTGCTCCTCTGAACGTAAAGGACGCAGCGGAGGAGATGGGTTGTTCCGTGGAGATAGAGGAGGTCATATCGGGGGTGTTCGAGATGGTTATCAGCAAAAGCTCTCCTTCCCCTGATGAAGCATGA
- a CDS encoding LysR family transcriptional regulator: MNQSTIKSFIAIVEEKSISKATQKLHVSQSALSQQLKQLEEELDTLLLLRSNQGVSLTKSGELFFNYAQIFEDLYKKMQTEMELLEHQSISIIRVTSSTSICEYLVPCALTVYQRKNPSVRFNNTCNYTENVLEDIRNFRADIGFISQEQDNDHDLIVHKLMDNRLAIISSPKNKAIGQVRSLSELALMNLLLCPSRSGLRGVIDKAFSDNGVSPESLNIVMEMGSLEALKASVANDDGISIVPYVTIKKELYLNILKQHVIPDVEISCPVSIVYHRSSLQKPELYTFIDFMLHQGKESFC; encoded by the coding sequence ATGAACCAATCCACGATAAAATCCTTTATCGCCATAGTCGAGGAAAAGAGCATATCCAAAGCCACCCAGAAGCTTCATGTCAGCCAGTCGGCTCTGAGCCAACAGCTCAAACAGCTGGAGGAGGAACTGGACACCCTGCTTCTGCTGAGAAGCAACCAGGGGGTCTCCCTCACAAAGTCGGGGGAACTGTTCTTCAACTACGCCCAGATATTCGAGGATCTCTACAAAAAGATGCAGACCGAGATGGAGCTTTTGGAGCACCAGTCCATATCGATTATCCGGGTGACCTCCTCCACCAGCATCTGTGAATACCTGGTCCCCTGTGCCCTGACTGTTTATCAGAGAAAGAACCCCTCGGTGAGGTTCAACAACACCTGCAACTACACCGAAAACGTCCTGGAGGACATCAGGAACTTCAGGGCCGACATAGGCTTCATATCCCAGGAACAGGACAACGACCATGATCTAATAGTCCACAAGCTCATGGACAACCGTCTTGCTATAATAAGTTCCCCCAAAAACAAAGCGATCGGACAAGTCCGATCGCTCAGCGAGCTTGCTCTTATGAATTTGCTCCTGTGCCCCAGCAGGTCCGGCCTCCGAGGGGTCATAGACAAGGCCTTCTCCGATAACGGCGTTTCCCCGGAAAGCCTCAATATAGTCATGGAAATGGGAAGCCTGGAGGCCCTCAAGGCCTCGGTGGCGAACGACGACGGGATCTCCATAGTCCCCTACGTCACCATCAAAAAAGAGCTGTACCTCAATATACTAAAACAGCACGTTATACCTGACGTGGAGATAAGCTGCCCAGTCTCGATCGTCTACCACCGATCCTCCCTCCAGAAGCCGGAACTTTATACGTTTATAGACTTCATGCTTCATCAGGGGAAGGAGAGCTTTTGCTGA
- a CDS encoding YeeE/YedE thiosulfate transporter family protein translates to MNIRDNRYYKLFIKTPWPYYAGAVILAVLNISIFVSSGKPWGVTSPFALWGTWIYETLGGSVEGWVYYAGSHGQALAKGFMSNGGSIRNIGIIVGALLATLLASEFRIKKIKSGKQVVAAILGGLLMGYGARIAFGCNIGALFSGVASMALSGWMYMVFMFMGAVVGSKLLVKFFM, encoded by the coding sequence GTGAATATAAGGGATAACAGGTATTACAAGCTCTTTATCAAGACTCCTTGGCCCTACTACGCCGGTGCGGTTATCCTTGCGGTCCTAAACATATCCATATTCGTCTCCTCCGGCAAGCCCTGGGGGGTAACCTCTCCTTTCGCTCTTTGGGGGACATGGATCTATGAGACTCTAGGCGGGTCGGTGGAAGGCTGGGTCTACTACGCTGGGAGCCATGGACAGGCCCTAGCCAAGGGTTTCATGTCCAACGGTGGTAGTATCCGAAACATAGGGATCATCGTGGGAGCTCTACTGGCTACCTTGCTTGCCTCGGAGTTCAGGATCAAGAAGATAAAGAGCGGAAAACAGGTGGTCGCCGCTATCTTAGGCGGTCTTCTCATGGGCTACGGGGCGAGAATCGCCTTTGGATGCAATATTGGCGCCCTTTTCAGCGGCGTTGCCTCTATGGCCCTGTCAGGCTGGATGTATATGGTTTTCATGTTTATGGGCGCTGTGGTAGGAAGTAAGCTACTGGTAAAATTCTTCATGTGA
- the ercA gene encoding alcohol dehydrogenase-like regulatory protein ErcA — protein sequence MTKRYDELRRFIMPEVMFGPGAIDLVGACAANLGLHRVLLVTDPGVIESGWTEMAWRSLDEEGVEWTVFSDLSPNPRTSQVMAGVDAYISGECDGLVAVGGGSPMDTAKGIGIVVSNGGNILDYRGVDMVAVPIPPLICVPTTGGSSADVSQFAIINDESRGVKVAIVSKAIVPDIALVDFKTLSTMDRYLTACTALDALTHAMEAYVSTGSSVVTDLHALAAVDIISRHLLRALDSEEHRQPIMMASMEAGLAFSNASLGAVHAMAHALGGYLDLPHGECNALLLASVVEKNFPGAPKRYRVLAETAGIAVEGISDDQVRDELVNFILSLREKAGIVGGLRDRGVTVDQISTLAAHAFQDPCMVTNPIPFDKNELEEIYVRAL from the coding sequence ATGACGAAAAGATACGACGAGCTCCGCAGATTTATCATGCCGGAAGTCATGTTTGGCCCTGGGGCCATCGATCTGGTCGGGGCCTGTGCGGCAAACCTCGGTCTACACAGGGTGCTGCTGGTGACCGATCCGGGGGTTATCGAATCTGGCTGGACCGAGATGGCCTGGCGATCCCTCGACGAGGAAGGGGTAGAATGGACGGTATTCTCCGATCTGTCGCCCAACCCCAGAACCTCCCAGGTAATGGCCGGCGTGGACGCCTATATCTCTGGAGAATGCGACGGACTAGTGGCTGTAGGTGGAGGCAGCCCCATGGACACAGCCAAGGGAATAGGCATAGTCGTATCCAACGGGGGCAACATACTGGACTACCGGGGGGTCGACATGGTGGCGGTCCCGATCCCACCTTTGATCTGCGTTCCGACCACAGGAGGAAGCTCCGCCGACGTCTCTCAGTTCGCCATAATCAACGACGAGAGCAGGGGTGTTAAAGTCGCCATAGTAAGCAAGGCGATAGTTCCCGACATCGCCCTGGTGGACTTTAAAACCCTTTCCACTATGGACCGATATCTCACAGCCTGCACCGCACTGGATGCCCTTACCCACGCCATGGAGGCCTACGTCTCAACAGGCAGCTCGGTAGTCACAGACCTTCACGCCCTTGCCGCGGTGGATATAATATCCCGCCATCTCCTGAGGGCGCTGGACAGCGAGGAGCACAGACAGCCCATAATGATGGCGAGCATGGAGGCAGGACTGGCATTCTCAAACGCAAGCCTCGGAGCGGTACACGCCATGGCCCACGCCCTTGGGGGATATCTAGACCTACCTCACGGCGAATGCAACGCCCTTCTGCTGGCCTCAGTGGTGGAAAAAAACTTCCCCGGCGCACCGAAAAGGTACAGAGTACTCGCCGAGACCGCAGGAATAGCCGTAGAAGGGATATCCGACGACCAGGTCAGAGACGAGCTCGTCAATTTTATACTCTCCTTAAGGGAAAAGGCGGGAATCGTCGGTGGGTTGAGGGATAGGGGCGTTACGGTCGACCAGATATCGACCCTGGCGGCCCACGCCTTCCAGGACCCCTGCATGGTGACAAATCCCATACCATTTGATAAAAATGAACTGGAGGAAATATATGTCAGGGCCCTATGA